Proteins co-encoded in one Marinobacter gudaonensis genomic window:
- a CDS encoding DUF1156 domain-containing protein translates to MTTQIKTPKKLIEVALPLDDINMAAAREKSIRHGHPSTLHLWWARRPLAAARAVLFAQLVNDPGYQRELGYGVNKKEAEIKREKLFQIIRDLVKWENTNNEEVLNRAREAIWESWRETCHLNRNYPQASELFNPEKLPAFHDPFAGGGAIPLEAQRLGLESYASDLNPVAVMINKAMIEIPPKFAGQTPVGPLPEGEKQQSMMEDWASAKGLAEDVRRYGKWVREEAFKRIGHLYPKYKITQEMVVERPDLKAYEGEELTVIAWLWARTVKSPNPAFSHVEVPLASSFVISSKKGKEAYVVPVVEGDKYQFEIKVGNPPQEAKDGTKAGGRGANFNCLVSGSPIDGKYIKAEGQAGRMKQRLMAVVAEGKRGRVYLSPTSEMESVANQAEPYWAPSGDVPARLTGGTCVPYGLREWGNLFTPRQLVALATFSDLVEEAREKAVADAKAAGLPDDGQGLARGGSGATAYGEAVAVYLGFAVDKVADSGSTIASWTSQRDTIRSTFARQAIPMVWDFAEVNPLSDSTGNFIGSINWVFKVVDLLPATASGGAQQSDAATQSISLNKVISSDPPYYDNIGYADLSDFFYVWMRRALRKIYPTLFATMAVPKAEELVATPYRHGSKEKAETFFMDGMTRAIHNMAEKSHPAFPVSIYYAFKQSETKEGSTTSTGWVTFLEAVIQAGFSIDGTWPVRTEREGRSIGIGSNALASSIVLVCRKRETNAESISRRDFQRQLREEMPEALETMIGGQTGQTPIAPVDLAQAAIGPGMAIYSKYQAVLNQDGSRMSVHDALVLINRAITEYLSPDSGSFDADTQFCSSWFEQYGWSAGQFGEADTLARAKGTSVDGVKAAGVAESGSGKVRLLKWSEYESDWDPSKDDRTPIWEACHQMIRRLNNSGESAAGELLAKMPEKGEAIRQLAYHLYTLCERKKWAEEARAYNELIGSWHAIVAASHDVGHKGEQQGFDL, encoded by the coding sequence ATGACAACACAGATTAAGACGCCCAAAAAACTCATTGAGGTGGCGCTGCCATTGGATGACATCAACATGGCAGCTGCCCGGGAAAAATCCATCCGCCACGGCCACCCCAGCACTTTGCATCTGTGGTGGGCGCGTCGACCCTTGGCCGCTGCAAGGGCAGTGCTGTTTGCCCAACTGGTGAACGATCCCGGCTACCAGCGCGAGCTGGGTTATGGGGTAAACAAGAAAGAAGCGGAGATTAAGCGGGAGAAGCTATTCCAGATCATCCGCGACCTGGTGAAATGGGAAAATACCAACAACGAAGAAGTGCTGAACCGCGCTCGTGAAGCCATTTGGGAGAGCTGGCGCGAAACCTGCCACCTCAATCGTAATTATCCACAGGCGTCGGAGCTGTTCAATCCGGAGAAACTTCCAGCCTTTCACGATCCCTTTGCCGGGGGCGGAGCCATTCCGCTAGAAGCCCAGCGGTTGGGACTGGAAAGCTACGCCAGCGACTTGAACCCCGTTGCAGTAATGATCAACAAGGCGATGATCGAAATTCCGCCCAAGTTTGCCGGGCAAACACCCGTTGGCCCGCTGCCAGAAGGTGAGAAGCAGCAAAGCATGATGGAAGACTGGGCCAGTGCCAAAGGCCTGGCTGAAGACGTGCGGCGTTATGGCAAGTGGGTGCGCGAGGAAGCCTTTAAGCGGATTGGCCACCTTTATCCAAAGTACAAGATTACCCAAGAAATGGTCGTCGAGCGCCCAGACTTGAAAGCCTACGAAGGGGAAGAGCTGACAGTGATTGCCTGGCTTTGGGCCAGAACCGTGAAAAGCCCCAACCCGGCTTTTAGCCATGTAGAGGTGCCTCTCGCCTCCAGCTTTGTGATATCCAGCAAAAAGGGTAAAGAGGCTTATGTTGTGCCTGTCGTTGAGGGTGACAAGTATCAATTTGAAATTAAAGTCGGCAATCCACCGCAAGAGGCGAAGGATGGCACCAAAGCCGGCGGGCGGGGTGCTAATTTCAACTGTCTAGTATCTGGTTCGCCAATTGATGGGAAGTACATTAAGGCTGAGGGTCAAGCCGGTCGCATGAAGCAACGCCTGATGGCTGTCGTTGCAGAAGGAAAGCGTGGCCGTGTCTATCTTTCTCCAACCAGTGAAATGGAGTCTGTCGCGAATCAGGCCGAACCATATTGGGCGCCTTCGGGAGATGTACCCGCGAGGCTGACGGGCGGCACTTGTGTTCCATATGGGCTGAGAGAGTGGGGCAACCTCTTCACCCCCCGCCAACTAGTAGCCTTAGCCACCTTCTCCGATCTGGTGGAGGAGGCCCGTGAAAAAGCCGTTGCCGACGCCAAAGCCGCCGGCCTGCCGGATGATGGTCAAGGCCTAGCCCGAGGCGGTTCTGGGGCGACGGCCTATGGGGAGGCTGTAGCAGTTTATTTGGGCTTCGCAGTGGATAAGGTTGCTGATTCGGGATCAACAATTGCTAGCTGGACATCACAGCGGGATACGATTCGAAGTACCTTCGCACGACAGGCCATTCCAATGGTCTGGGATTTTGCAGAAGTAAATCCCTTGTCTGACTCAACGGGCAACTTCATTGGTAGTATTAACTGGGTATTTAAGGTAGTGGACCTTTTACCAGCCACAGCCTCTGGCGGCGCTCAGCAAAGTGATGCTGCCACGCAGTCAATCAGCCTCAACAAGGTCATTTCATCTGACCCACCCTATTACGACAATATTGGTTATGCTGATTTGTCCGACTTTTTCTATGTCTGGATGCGCAGAGCATTGCGAAAAATTTACCCAACATTGTTCGCGACCATGGCGGTTCCCAAAGCGGAAGAGCTGGTCGCCACCCCTTACCGTCATGGCAGCAAGGAAAAAGCTGAAACCTTCTTTATGGATGGCATGACGCGCGCTATTCACAATATGGCAGAGAAATCTCATCCAGCGTTTCCGGTTTCTATTTATTACGCATTCAAGCAGTCGGAAACCAAAGAAGGCAGCACTACCAGTACCGGCTGGGTAACTTTTCTTGAAGCCGTCATTCAGGCTGGTTTTTCCATTGATGGTACATGGCCAGTACGAACTGAACGCGAAGGTCGCAGCATCGGTATTGGCAGTAACGCACTAGCCTCCTCCATCGTCCTGGTCTGCCGCAAACGTGAAACCAACGCGGAGTCTATTTCTCGCCGCGATTTCCAGCGTCAACTGCGCGAAGAAATGCCGGAAGCGCTGGAAACCATGATCGGCGGCCAGACTGGTCAAACCCCCATAGCCCCGGTGGATCTGGCCCAGGCTGCCATAGGTCCCGGCATGGCCATCTACTCCAAGTACCAAGCAGTCCTGAACCAAGACGGCAGCCGCATGAGCGTTCACGATGCTCTGGTGCTGATTAACCGTGCGATTACCGAGTATCTCAGCCCGGACTCCGGCAGCTTCGATGCCGATACACAGTTCTGCTCCAGCTGGTTTGAGCAATACGGCTGGAGTGCCGGCCAGTTTGGCGAGGCCGATACGCTGGCTCGCGCCAAGGGAACGAGTGTGGATGGCGTGAAAGCTGCCGGCGTGGCCGAATCCGGTAGCGGAAAAGTAAGGCTGCTGAAATGGTCTGAATACGAATCCGACTGGGATCCGAGCAAAGACGACCGCACACCGATCTGGGAAGCCTGCCACCAGATGATCCGTCGCCTCAACAACAGCGGTGAGTCGGCTGCCGGTGAACTGCTGGCCAAAATGCCGGAAAAAGGCGAAGCCATCCGCCAACTGGCCTACCACCTCTATACCCTATGCGAGCGCAAGAAGTGGGCCGAAGAGGCCCGCGCCTACAACGAGTTGATCGGTTCTTGGCACGCAATTGTGGCGGCGTCTCACGATGTGGGTCACAAAGGCGAGCAACAAGGATTTGACCTTTAA
- a CDS encoding McrB family protein — protein sequence MIEQTLQLLTRDDVVKTIHEMGKEIAEGERYSCLYQGRRFDPKALMAKALEYTKAQSLPAQKVEEQLYKPFIEALEALDFVVAKKPRNLGDTDLPVMIYEVKKPETVQGNYRRLFSANQNRFYWNRDKFSKLKSGDPVFIVNSAASQVLFGFVQDTRIQATYDEAKDISSFSHQGEQFEVSQHYEAFVCIDVRKIQHTPPGWSWKTLGSGEHTYIAGPDVSPQSARNNLERINLLLELFAADEEIALQLQTCYEAVSQHLPQEEEQGNEPEPRLWYVMQGKTFSPKRALKYLWAPLSGKGGREFAHWSAVKDIRPGDIIIHHADSAIQAISRAISSPKVVPQPEEFSDEWRGDGHLVDVEPLIVFKPAIDSTAIKKCWQRLQRALSDVRGPFNRDGFGNQGYLFEFTWEALAIVLMDQSVKLPEEIQRWLPKVEPDDDLPGNGGEGEPLPVHSTEIPAVDWLPRVQAFMASQGFHYSLPEVANFYLCLRTKPLALLAGISGTGKTQLVRQFAKALGYGDPDHCELIAVRPDWADSSDLLGYTNIQGDYESQPLLKVIERAMAHPDDLYFVILDEMNLARVEHYFAEVLSFMETRMRDSQGQIVTEPLVNRADVNGGRPVYLPQNLMLVGTVNMDETTHPFSRKVLDRANAIEMNDIDLEWAPEPAEAQPVSGVYADALLAPFLNSVDLTVEQKAELSDSLDLLKEVNRILEPAGLHFGYRVRDEIAFYLTLHKQEQLGQLKGFAREAALDFQLMQKVLPRIQGSSTAMLKALIGLISLFSGHTIPETAELAEVESLVDSEATPYPRSVKKLLFMLQRFNDDGFTSYWL from the coding sequence ATGATTGAGCAGACGTTGCAGTTGCTGACCCGTGATGATGTGGTGAAAACCATTCATGAAATGGGCAAGGAGATCGCGGAGGGTGAGCGCTACTCGTGTCTCTATCAAGGAAGGCGCTTTGACCCCAAGGCGCTGATGGCGAAAGCGCTGGAATACACGAAAGCGCAATCGCTTCCGGCACAGAAAGTCGAGGAGCAGCTGTATAAACCCTTTATCGAGGCCCTTGAGGCTCTGGACTTTGTTGTCGCCAAGAAGCCCCGCAACCTGGGCGACACAGATCTGCCGGTGATGATCTATGAGGTCAAAAAGCCTGAGACGGTCCAGGGCAATTACCGGCGGTTATTTTCTGCCAATCAGAACCGGTTTTATTGGAACCGCGACAAATTTTCGAAACTGAAATCCGGCGATCCTGTTTTCATTGTGAACAGTGCGGCTTCACAGGTCCTGTTTGGGTTTGTGCAGGATACGCGTATCCAGGCTACCTATGATGAAGCAAAGGATATCAGCAGCTTCTCTCACCAAGGTGAACAGTTTGAGGTAAGCCAACACTACGAGGCGTTCGTGTGCATTGATGTGCGTAAGATTCAACACACACCGCCGGGTTGGAGTTGGAAGACTCTTGGTAGCGGTGAGCACACCTATATAGCCGGGCCGGATGTCAGCCCTCAGTCTGCACGCAATAATTTGGAGCGGATTAATTTGCTGCTTGAATTGTTTGCGGCTGATGAAGAGATCGCCTTGCAACTGCAAACCTGCTACGAGGCTGTGTCCCAGCACTTACCACAAGAGGAAGAACAGGGTAACGAGCCGGAGCCTCGGCTCTGGTATGTCATGCAGGGGAAAACGTTTAGCCCGAAACGCGCTCTGAAATATTTGTGGGCGCCACTGTCTGGGAAGGGTGGTCGTGAGTTTGCGCATTGGTCCGCTGTTAAAGATATTCGGCCGGGCGACATCATCATCCATCACGCGGACAGCGCCATCCAGGCAATTTCTCGTGCAATTTCGTCTCCCAAAGTGGTGCCACAGCCGGAGGAATTTTCGGATGAGTGGCGAGGCGATGGGCATTTAGTGGATGTGGAGCCCCTCATCGTTTTTAAGCCAGCGATTGACTCAACTGCCATCAAAAAATGTTGGCAGCGACTGCAGCGGGCGTTGAGTGATGTCCGAGGGCCATTTAACCGCGATGGTTTTGGCAACCAGGGCTATTTATTTGAGTTTACTTGGGAAGCGCTTGCGATCGTCTTAATGGATCAATCGGTGAAATTGCCAGAAGAGATTCAACGTTGGTTACCAAAGGTGGAACCCGACGATGATTTACCTGGTAATGGCGGTGAGGGAGAGCCTTTACCCGTCCATAGTACCGAGATCCCTGCAGTTGATTGGCTGCCGCGTGTGCAAGCGTTTATGGCCAGCCAGGGCTTTCACTACAGCTTGCCTGAAGTCGCCAACTTCTATCTATGTTTGCGCACCAAGCCTTTGGCGCTTCTGGCGGGTATTTCGGGCACAGGGAAAACTCAATTGGTTAGGCAGTTCGCCAAGGCCCTGGGTTATGGTGATCCCGACCACTGTGAATTGATTGCCGTGCGTCCGGATTGGGCTGATAGCTCGGATCTGCTGGGCTATACCAATATCCAGGGTGATTATGAGAGCCAGCCGTTGCTCAAAGTAATCGAGCGAGCGATGGCACATCCAGACGACCTCTACTTCGTGATTCTGGATGAGATGAACCTGGCGAGGGTTGAGCACTATTTCGCCGAGGTGCTGAGCTTTATGGAGACCCGCATGCGGGATAGCCAGGGGCAAATAGTGACCGAACCCCTGGTTAATCGAGCGGATGTGAATGGGGGCCGCCCCGTGTACCTGCCTCAAAACCTGATGCTGGTGGGTACTGTGAACATGGATGAGACCACGCATCCGTTCAGTCGAAAGGTACTCGATCGGGCCAATGCCATTGAGATGAATGACATCGATTTGGAGTGGGCACCGGAGCCTGCTGAAGCGCAGCCCGTTAGTGGTGTTTATGCGGATGCATTGCTGGCACCTTTTCTAAATTCGGTCGATCTCACGGTTGAGCAAAAAGCGGAACTTTCTGACTCGCTAGATTTGCTGAAAGAGGTGAACCGGATCCTGGAGCCGGCGGGCCTTCACTTCGGTTATCGAGTCCGTGATGAGATAGCGTTCTACTTAACACTGCATAAACAGGAACAGTTGGGCCAACTGAAGGGGTTTGCTCGCGAGGCAGCGTTGGACTTTCAGCTGATGCAAAAAGTGCTGCCTAGAATTCAAGGTAGCTCTACCGCGATGCTCAAGGCATTGATCGGTTTGATCAGTCTCTTTTCGGGACATACCATTCCAGAAACCGCAGAGCTGGCAGAAGTTGAAAGTCTGGTTGATTCAGAGGCAACGCCTTATCCAAGAAGCGTTAAGAAGCTTCTCTTTATGTTGCAACGTTTCAATGACGATGGCTTCACATCGTACTGGTTGTAA
- a CDS encoding DUF2357 domain-containing protein has product MPLLCFDHTDGSVCQLTLSEVALPRAIQAQLKTPVVAWFDAQHLRLNPSESELPGPVDSPLFFEWQRLEWLFEPGDDCHFEAPLALWVNRVPQTQVRYRSLAGKPRLMGSFSLENAVGRTRFEVVDARGKVLFSLGVEVFPQKLDYKDDFPAMLDEITEVLYSLAFDAFTKTFASTSPRVTYRQMVSEWLSLFRVLFDSLEVSLATLLRTPKSELRREHRVKPIHRIKKATPRGIRAATRRPDRYSRGGGLRVAPGVQLSHLPEEHKQISYDTVENRFVAWALAEIIRQIERTMRYLRQQSKVSPKRVQVELAELETRKARLRRRLQGSVLGAVGPFQHQSFFSTTLTMAPGYKEFYHRFLLLRKGLALAENDVFQMDYKDIATLYEYWCFLKTVKLLRDNPKYDLVSNDIVKLEHHRLRVNLKKGKKSAVHFVQKSTGDDISMYFNRTFGRQKYTHTFDQKPDQFIEFSRLGFDTKGDRKFFKVVLDAKYRFDRESEQYPDSPVACGPPLDTIAQLHRYRDAILWQEGFDDSVRVANKSIGGVILFPYPGDEQDFKQHPFYQSIANVNIGAVPLQPGRHRENQLFCDYLESLFEQPGEVITQSRVHYDNRIYRRKKEASRQWVLVGMVPKNNRQARLDYHFEQRCFYIPRPSESKWPLEQISVVALYDQAQRHIVGWAEVERVEVRLGKELAETGTTWPPRKPELPHYVYRLGPVHSVNLNAGAQMSGHRQSRYLITRLGFELALQEQEPELQFIGSWDHYIEWKRLKTRYPKVQIRRTKTMVNAAGEDVSELEFIPIDTDLES; this is encoded by the coding sequence ATGCCGCTGCTTTGCTTTGATCACACGGATGGCAGCGTTTGCCAGCTCACGCTCAGTGAGGTGGCTTTGCCGCGTGCCATTCAGGCGCAACTTAAAACGCCTGTCGTGGCTTGGTTTGACGCTCAGCATTTGCGGTTGAACCCTTCAGAGTCTGAGTTGCCTGGGCCTGTCGATAGCCCCCTGTTTTTTGAGTGGCAACGGCTGGAGTGGTTGTTTGAGCCGGGTGACGATTGCCATTTTGAGGCGCCTTTGGCTTTGTGGGTGAACCGTGTTCCTCAAACTCAAGTTAGGTATCGCTCATTAGCGGGAAAGCCGAGGCTGATGGGTTCGTTCAGTTTAGAAAACGCCGTTGGCCGCACTCGCTTTGAAGTGGTCGATGCGCGGGGGAAAGTGTTGTTCAGTCTTGGGGTGGAAGTGTTTCCTCAGAAATTGGACTACAAGGATGACTTCCCTGCCATGCTGGATGAGATCACCGAGGTGCTTTATTCCTTGGCGTTTGATGCGTTTACCAAAACCTTTGCCTCAACTAGCCCTCGGGTAACTTATCGGCAAATGGTGTCCGAGTGGTTGAGTCTGTTTCGGGTGTTGTTTGATAGCTTGGAAGTTAGTTTGGCGACGCTTTTGAGAACGCCAAAATCCGAGTTGCGTCGAGAGCATCGGGTTAAGCCTATCCATCGAATAAAGAAGGCCACCCCACGCGGAATTCGAGCTGCTACCCGGCGACCGGACCGGTACAGTCGGGGTGGTGGTTTAAGGGTGGCCCCCGGGGTTCAACTCTCTCATCTTCCGGAAGAGCACAAGCAAATCAGTTACGACACCGTTGAGAACCGATTTGTGGCCTGGGCGCTGGCAGAGATTATTCGTCAGATTGAGCGCACCATGCGCTATCTGAGGCAGCAATCGAAGGTTTCGCCCAAACGAGTCCAAGTGGAACTGGCGGAGCTTGAGACTCGCAAAGCGCGGCTGCGGAGGAGATTGCAGGGTTCGGTGTTGGGGGCGGTGGGACCATTTCAGCATCAGAGCTTTTTCTCCACCACCTTGACGATGGCTCCAGGTTACAAGGAGTTCTATCACCGATTCCTGCTTCTTAGGAAGGGGTTGGCTCTGGCTGAGAATGATGTCTTTCAGATGGATTACAAAGACATCGCCACCTTGTACGAATATTGGTGCTTCCTGAAAACCGTTAAGTTGCTCAGGGACAACCCAAAATATGATCTGGTGAGTAATGATATCGTCAAGCTAGAGCATCACCGGCTGCGTGTGAATTTGAAAAAGGGCAAGAAGTCGGCTGTGCACTTTGTGCAAAAAAGTACCGGTGATGATATTTCCATGTACTTCAACCGAACGTTTGGGCGGCAAAAGTACACCCACACGTTTGATCAGAAACCGGATCAATTTATCGAGTTCTCACGTCTGGGTTTCGATACCAAGGGCGATAGGAAGTTTTTCAAAGTAGTGCTGGATGCCAAGTATCGATTTGATCGAGAGTCTGAGCAGTATCCGGATTCTCCGGTTGCTTGCGGTCCACCGCTAGACACGATTGCTCAGCTGCATCGTTATCGAGACGCCATTTTATGGCAAGAAGGTTTTGATGATTCGGTTCGGGTGGCGAATAAAAGCATCGGTGGCGTGATTTTATTCCCATATCCAGGTGATGAGCAGGATTTCAAGCAGCACCCCTTTTACCAGAGTATCGCGAACGTCAACATTGGTGCGGTTCCGTTGCAGCCTGGTCGGCATCGGGAAAACCAGTTATTTTGTGATTATCTGGAAAGCCTGTTCGAACAACCGGGTGAGGTGATTACTCAGTCTCGCGTGCATTACGACAATCGGATTTACCGTCGCAAAAAAGAGGCTAGTAGGCAGTGGGTATTGGTTGGCATGGTGCCGAAGAACAATCGGCAGGCGCGGTTGGATTACCACTTTGAGCAACGCTGTTTTTATATCCCGAGACCGTCTGAATCGAAATGGCCCTTGGAACAAATCAGTGTTGTTGCGCTGTATGATCAAGCCCAGAGGCATATCGTTGGCTGGGCGGAAGTTGAGCGCGTTGAGGTTCGGTTGGGAAAGGAATTAGCCGAGACCGGAACGACATGGCCGCCGAGAAAACCCGAGTTACCGCACTATGTGTATCGCTTAGGCCCAGTGCACTCGGTCAACCTGAATGCGGGTGCCCAAATGAGCGGACACCGCCAGAGTCGATATTTGATTACCCGGCTTGGCTTTGAGTTGGCGCTGCAGGAACAAGAGCCCGAGCTGCAGTTTATTGGCAGTTGGGATCATTACATTGAATGGAAACGGTTGAAAACCCGTTATCCAAAGGTGCAGATCAGGCGCACAAAAACCATGGTGAATGCCGCTGGCGAGGATGTCAGTGAGCTGGAATTTATACCCATAGATACAGATTTGGAGTCGTAG
- a CDS encoding ATP-binding protein, translated as MSLKPWTEIARPHKDVLHGTFKQSEFAADISQVAKGTAPEEYQNAEKFFSRTYITEGMRLLLVSVAQRLAGNGGDPVVQLQTAFGGGKTHTMLAVYHLASRQVPASDLQGIPDLLDEAGVQSLPTAKIAVIDGIALAPSQESVKKDGQKVTTLWAEIAWQLLGDEGLEMVRASDEQGTSPGKDLLVDLLTRAAPCVVLIDELVAFLRQFELGKSYRAGTFDSNLTFFQALTEAMKAVPNAILLASLPESELEAGGHMGQLALNSLEKYFARVESVWKPVGSSEAFEIVRRRLFEDAGARAEVEGIARQFSDFYRQHADKFPVETQSNEYFERLCSSYPIHPEIFDRLYEDWSTLDKFQRTRGVLQYMAIVIHRLWESGNRDALIMPGSLPLADANVRNKSIHYLPQGWEPVIEKEVDGPRSVPADIDSHTLFGSVQAARRAARTIFLGSAPSTQDQMIRGIQTERILLGCVQPGQTIGVFEDVLKRLRDRLHYLYADQDRLWLDTKPNLRREMETRKQNISTRDELMPLLKERVNRAFGKNHHFAGIHVFTEHGDIPDDYGSGPRLVVLRPGAGFSRSESNQAYGEAEKILRNRGDQPRQKQNRLIFLAPDFDVVNRLKEQGRIYLAWRSIVSDIEDGNLNQDLSHLKQAKRNRDGAEQSLAQLIRETWKWLIAPVEDFVKGRPELNWEVVSVPPTAPNLIQSIEEKLREEEWLVYEWSPIHLRKVLNDWYLKNGVTEVSAPKVWRDTCHYLYLPRLVNDQVFKNAISQGTETEDYFGFAAGKEGDRYLGFSFGKGSIVALDESSVLIEREAAASYAEKLRQEQDQHSLGAHESGGSGYTVDLPTQKTEPVRVPPGGDTSAGQSTVAGIAKTHFYGTAELDPVKAKMDFATIMDEVVQQFTAQLGVDVTISVEIEAKKRDGFDESLQRTIKENCNVLKFTTSEFDED; from the coding sequence ATGTCGCTCAAGCCCTGGACAGAAATTGCCCGGCCCCACAAGGACGTGCTGCATGGCACTTTCAAACAGTCCGAGTTTGCCGCTGATATTAGTCAGGTGGCAAAGGGCACCGCGCCGGAGGAGTATCAGAACGCGGAGAAGTTCTTCTCTCGGACCTACATTACCGAAGGTATGCGGTTGTTGCTTGTATCAGTAGCTCAGCGGCTAGCAGGTAACGGTGGCGACCCGGTCGTGCAACTCCAAACTGCGTTTGGTGGTGGTAAAACGCATACCATGTTGGCGGTTTACCACCTTGCCAGTCGTCAGGTTCCGGCCAGCGATTTGCAGGGCATTCCTGACTTGCTGGACGAAGCCGGCGTTCAATCACTGCCCACAGCCAAAATTGCGGTCATCGATGGTATTGCGTTAGCTCCCAGTCAGGAGAGTGTTAAAAAAGATGGTCAGAAGGTAACGACGCTCTGGGCCGAGATTGCCTGGCAGCTATTGGGCGATGAAGGGCTGGAAATGGTTCGCGCCTCAGACGAGCAGGGCACCTCTCCTGGGAAAGATCTTTTAGTGGATCTGCTGACTCGAGCGGCACCCTGTGTCGTGCTTATTGATGAGCTTGTTGCCTTCTTGCGTCAATTTGAGCTTGGAAAAAGCTACCGAGCAGGCACTTTTGATTCAAATCTGACCTTCTTCCAGGCGTTAACTGAGGCAATGAAGGCAGTGCCTAACGCCATTTTGCTGGCGTCGTTGCCTGAGTCAGAGCTGGAGGCCGGCGGTCATATGGGGCAGCTGGCACTGAACTCTCTGGAAAAATACTTCGCGCGAGTCGAGTCGGTTTGGAAGCCGGTGGGTTCGAGTGAGGCGTTTGAAATTGTTCGCCGCCGATTGTTTGAAGACGCAGGTGCACGTGCCGAAGTTGAGGGTATCGCTCGGCAATTTTCGGACTTCTATCGGCAGCATGCTGATAAATTCCCCGTTGAGACACAATCTAACGAATACTTCGAGCGACTGTGCTCTTCCTATCCAATTCACCCCGAAATATTTGATCGTTTGTACGAGGATTGGTCGACGTTGGACAAGTTCCAGCGTACTCGGGGTGTTCTGCAGTATATGGCGATCGTCATTCACCGGTTGTGGGAAAGTGGGAACCGTGACGCGTTGATCATGCCGGGTTCCTTACCGCTGGCGGACGCAAATGTTCGCAATAAGAGTATTCATTATCTGCCTCAGGGTTGGGAGCCTGTCATTGAAAAGGAGGTGGATGGGCCTCGTTCTGTTCCTGCTGACATTGACAGCCATACTTTGTTTGGCAGTGTGCAAGCAGCCCGACGCGCCGCTCGCACGATTTTTTTAGGGAGCGCGCCTTCGACCCAAGACCAAATGATTCGCGGTATTCAGACTGAGCGAATTTTGTTGGGCTGCGTTCAGCCTGGGCAGACTATTGGCGTGTTCGAAGATGTGCTCAAGCGCCTGCGGGATAGGTTGCACTACTTGTACGCTGATCAAGACAGGTTGTGGTTGGACACCAAGCCTAATTTGCGTCGGGAGATGGAGACTCGTAAGCAAAACATCAGCACTCGGGATGAGCTGATGCCATTGCTGAAAGAACGGGTGAACCGAGCGTTTGGGAAAAATCACCATTTCGCTGGCATTCACGTGTTTACCGAGCACGGTGATATTCCTGACGACTACGGTTCTGGTCCGCGCCTGGTTGTGCTTCGTCCCGGTGCAGGTTTTAGCCGCTCGGAATCGAACCAAGCCTATGGTGAAGCGGAAAAAATTCTGCGTAACCGGGGAGATCAGCCTCGGCAGAAACAGAACCGTCTCATTTTTCTGGCGCCGGATTTTGATGTGGTCAATCGCTTGAAGGAGCAGGGACGGATCTATCTAGCTTGGCGTTCTATCGTCTCGGATATTGAAGACGGTAACCTGAACCAGGACTTATCCCACCTCAAACAAGCAAAACGCAATAGGGATGGCGCCGAACAGTCTCTCGCTCAACTAATTCGGGAAACCTGGAAGTGGTTGATTGCTCCAGTAGAAGACTTTGTGAAAGGGCGCCCAGAGCTGAACTGGGAGGTGGTCTCGGTTCCACCTACCGCCCCCAACCTGATTCAGAGCATCGAAGAAAAACTCCGGGAGGAAGAATGGCTGGTCTACGAGTGGTCACCCATTCATCTTCGTAAGGTATTGAACGATTGGTACCTGAAAAATGGTGTGACTGAGGTCAGTGCCCCCAAGGTTTGGCGCGATACCTGCCATTACCTGTATTTACCCCGGTTGGTAAATGACCAGGTTTTTAAGAATGCCATCAGTCAGGGGACTGAGACCGAAGACTACTTCGGCTTTGCGGCTGGTAAAGAGGGGGATCGTTACCTTGGTTTCAGCTTTGGTAAAGGCTCGATCGTTGCTTTGGATGAATCTTCAGTGTTGATCGAGCGTGAAGCTGCCGCGTCCTATGCTGAAAAGCTTCGTCAAGAGCAAGATCAACACTCCTTAGGGGCTCATGAATCGGGCGGAAGCGGGTATACGGTGGATCTGCCCACACAAAAAACTGAGCCGGTGAGGGTGCCGCCAGGTGGTGATACGTCAGCGGGGCAATCCACGGTTGCTGGAATTGCGAAAACTCATTTCTACGGCACTGCGGAGCTCGATCCAGTCAAAGCGAAGATGGACTTCGCAACCATAATGGATGAGGTGGTTCAGCAGTTCACGGCTCAGCTTGGCGTGGACGTCACGATCTCCGTGGAGATCGAGGCAAAGAAAAGGGATGGCTTTGACGAGTCTTTGCAGCGGACGATTAAAGAGAACTGCAATGTGTTGAAATTCACTACCTCAGAGTTTGATGAAGACTGA